The following are encoded together in the Myxococcales bacterium genome:
- a CDS encoding ROK family protein has translation MRLGVDFGGTRIKAGRVDGGRIIERRTVDTPKGSEPAQVFDLIAGLARDLGADFSHVGVAIPGEVNAEGRCYRLPNVPGFEGVNMKAELERRVGLPVSVENDATTAALGELLFGHGRTHRSFVCATLGTGIGGGLVVDGKLRRGAQGFAAEIGHLTIDTSAAAIECVCGLRGCMESYAGTRALLRRYAELGGSEGSEPAEIAARARTGDAAAQQVFRDMGRALGTGLAQIQKVLDLEALVFAGGISASFELIEPSLREALRANVFGAPTAELPLLVSELGDGMGILGAAHL, from the coding sequence ATGAGGCTCGGGGTCGACTTCGGTGGCACTCGCATCAAGGCAGGTCGCGTCGATGGCGGCAGGATCATCGAACGGCGAACCGTCGACACCCCAAAGGGCAGCGAGCCGGCGCAGGTCTTCGATCTGATCGCCGGTCTGGCGCGCGACCTCGGCGCTGACTTCTCCCACGTCGGAGTCGCCATTCCGGGTGAGGTGAACGCCGAGGGACGTTGTTATCGGCTGCCGAACGTGCCCGGGTTCGAGGGTGTGAACATGAAGGCCGAGCTCGAGCGGCGCGTCGGTCTCCCGGTCAGCGTCGAGAACGACGCGACGACCGCAGCGCTGGGAGAGCTGCTCTTTGGTCATGGTCGCACACATCGCAGCTTCGTCTGTGCGACCCTCGGCACCGGCATCGGCGGGGGCCTGGTCGTCGACGGCAAATTGCGGCGCGGCGCCCAGGGTTTTGCGGCCGAGATCGGCCACCTCACCATCGACACGTCCGCCGCCGCAATCGAATGTGTGTGTGGACTGCGCGGTTGCATGGAGAGTTACGCCGGCACGCGTGCGCTGCTCCGCCGTTACGCCGAGCTCGGCGGCAGCGAGGGCAGTGAGCCCGCAGAGATCGCGGCGCGCGCGAGGACCGGTGACGCCGCCGCGCAGCAAGTCTTCCGAGACATGGGGCGCGCCCTCGGCACCGGGCTGGCGCAGATCCAGAAGGTCCTCGACCTGGAAGCGCTGGTGTTCGCGGGCGGTATCAGCGCCTCATTCGAGCTGATCGAACCCAGCCTGCGCGAAGCGCTGCGCGCGAACGTATTCGGCGCGCCAACCGCCGAGCTCCCACTGCTGGTCAGCGAGCTGGGCGACGGCATGGGGATCCTGGGCGCCGCCCACCTGTGA
- a CDS encoding Ppx/GppA family phosphatase, translating into MKLAAIDIGSNSIHMIVAGTRDNHSFEILDREKEMVFLGKSVFDHGRLTDEAIASGLGAIAKFHKLALRHGVTDIRAVATAAVREADNGGEFLYSIAEHTGIVPQVISGAEEARFIYLSVRNAIDLANRSALIIDIGGGSVETIVGDARSMWLGRSLKLGVQRLRAQFGGGAALGKREKKDLDDHVRQLAEQALTEARAAQFELVIGTSGTILALGQAAHRLKGGEPWTNGTGQIVRLDDLKDLSERLTAASPAERALIGGIEAKRADSIHVGAVLLCNLLELAKQDRITLCEAALREGLVLDYLDSRADSIRQFDVVKDIRRHSVMELARRCGQSGPHPEHVATLALSLFDQTRHLHRLGDDERRLLEYASILHDVGQLIGYERHEHHAAYIIRNGELRGFTDDERELIALIARYHRKARPRRRDLDYAALTTRWRQAVRVLSGILRLADGLDRSHHQLVSAVTVEELAGKLRVSVTHQGDAELEVWGARRKGRLLERELGKPLELCLASTAHKVASA; encoded by the coding sequence ATGAAGCTCGCCGCGATCGACATCGGAAGTAACTCGATTCACATGATCGTCGCGGGCACCCGCGACAACCACTCGTTCGAGATCCTCGATCGCGAGAAGGAGATGGTCTTTCTCGGCAAGAGTGTGTTCGACCACGGACGTCTCACGGACGAAGCCATCGCGAGTGGGCTCGGCGCCATCGCCAAGTTTCACAAGCTGGCGCTGCGCCACGGAGTGACCGACATCCGAGCCGTGGCGACCGCCGCAGTGCGCGAGGCGGACAACGGTGGCGAGTTCTTGTACTCGATCGCCGAACACACCGGCATCGTCCCGCAGGTGATCAGCGGAGCTGAGGAAGCGCGCTTCATCTACCTCTCCGTGCGCAACGCCATCGATCTGGCCAACCGCAGCGCGTTGATCATCGACATCGGCGGAGGCAGCGTCGAGACCATCGTCGGGGACGCCCGCTCGATGTGGCTGGGGCGCAGCCTGAAGCTCGGCGTGCAGCGCCTTCGCGCTCAGTTCGGCGGCGGCGCGGCCCTGGGCAAGCGTGAGAAGAAAGACCTCGACGACCACGTCCGTCAGCTCGCCGAGCAGGCGCTGACCGAGGCACGAGCAGCCCAGTTCGAGCTGGTGATCGGCACGAGTGGAACCATCTTGGCGCTCGGCCAGGCTGCCCACCGGCTGAAGGGCGGCGAGCCCTGGACGAATGGCACGGGGCAGATCGTGCGCCTCGACGACCTGAAAGATCTATCGGAGCGGCTCACCGCGGCAAGCCCGGCCGAGCGGGCGCTAATCGGTGGCATCGAGGCGAAGCGCGCCGATTCCATCCACGTGGGGGCGGTGCTCCTGTGCAACCTGCTCGAGCTGGCCAAACAGGACCGCATCACACTGTGTGAAGCGGCGCTGCGCGAGGGTCTGGTGCTCGACTATCTCGACAGCCGCGCCGACTCGATTCGGCAGTTCGACGTCGTGAAGGACATCCGGCGCCACAGCGTGATGGAGCTGGCGCGGCGCTGCGGTCAGTCCGGACCACACCCGGAACACGTGGCCACCCTGGCGCTGTCGCTCTTCGATCAGACGCGGCACCTGCATCGGCTGGGCGACGACGAACGCCGGCTGCTCGAATACGCCAGCATCTTGCACGACGTGGGGCAGCTCATCGGCTACGAACGGCACGAACACCACGCGGCCTACATCATCCGGAACGGTGAGCTGCGCGGTTTCACGGATGACGAGCGAGAGCTCATCGCGCTGATCGCGCGTTACCACCGCAAGGCGCGGCCTCGACGCCGGGATCTGGACTATGCCGCGCTGACGACGCGATGGCGGCAGGCGGTGCGGGTGCTGTCGGGGATCTTGCGCCTGGCAGACGGTCTCGACCGCAGCCACCATCAGCTGGTTTCCGCCGTCACGGTGGAAGAGCTCGCGGGCAAACTCCGCGTCTCTGTGACCCACCAAGGGGACGCCGAGCTCGAGGTCTGGGGTGCCCGTCGCAAAGGCCGGCTGCTCGAGCGTGAGCTAGGCAAGCCCCTGGAGCTTTGTTTGGCTTCGACCGCGCACAAGGTCGCGAGCGCATGA